Proteins encoded within one genomic window of Brassica rapa cultivar Chiifu-401-42 chromosome A09, CAAS_Brap_v3.01, whole genome shotgun sequence:
- the LOC103843114 gene encoding ribosomal RNA processing protein 36 homolog, with translation MKEVSKFEPSSSKIVFDDSEDDDDEQSLSSMSSSDEEEEEEEKGKELTLEEIHRLRADGSRPRPAVPVKPSFSQVKKNTGRASDKNITFSEAKKPARANKNRPMELSSKRPVSRYREVIQAPKKVVRDPRFDSLAGNVDPEGFRKRYSFFFEEKLPVEREELRKKLKKTKNPEDVEELKDQLTYVEKLLKYDPSTNSKGKSILTEHKKKEREAAKMGKKPYYLKQSEIRKQELIEKYNSLKESGKLSSFLDKRRKKNATKDHRYMPYRRADA, from the exons ATGAAGGAAGTTAGTAAGTTTGAACCGAGCTCTAGTAAGATTGTTTTTGACGACAGTGAAGATGATGACGATGAGCAGTCGTTATCCTCTATGTCTTCTTCAGATGAG gaagaagaagaagaagagaaagggaAAGAGTTGACGTTGGAGGAGATTCATAGACTGCGTGCTGATGGGTCTCGTCCTCGTCCTGCTGTTCCCGTGAAGCCATCGTTCTCTCAAGTGAAGAAGAACACTGGTCGTGCTTCAGACAAGAACATAACGTTCTCTGAAGCGAAGAAACCTGCTCGTGCAAACAAGAACAG ACCAATGGAGTTAAGTTCTAAAAGACCAGTGAGTCGTTATAGAGAGGTTATTCAAGCTCCGAAGAAG GTGGTTCGTGATCCTCGTTTTGACTCATTGGCTGGGAACGTTGATCCTGAGGg GTTCAGGAAGAGATACAGTTTCTTTTTCGAGGAGAAACTTCCTGTTGAAAGAGAG GAACTGAGAAAGAAgctaaagaaaacaaagaatccAGAAGACGTCGAAGAACTCAAGGACCAGTTAACTTATGTT GAGAAGTTGTTGAAGTATGATCCCTCAACAAACAGCAAAGGAAAGTCAATACTGACAGagcacaaaaagaaagaaagagaagctGCAAAGATGGGCAAAAAGCCTTACTATCTCAAACAAT CTGAGATCCGAAAGCAAGAACTCATCGAGAAGTACAACAGTCTCAAG GAATCTGGGAAGCTTTCATCGTTTCTTGACAAACGGAGGAAGAAGAACGCAACGAAGGATCATAGGTACATGCCCTATCGTCGAGCCGATGCCTGA
- the LOC103843116 gene encoding dehydration-responsive element-binding protein 1F, with the protein MDNNDDIMLAEMRPKKRAGRIVFKETRHPVYRGIRRRNGDKWVCEIREPTHQRRIWLGTYPTAEMAARAHDVAAFALRGRSACLNFADSAWRLPVPESTDPDVIRRVAAEAAEMFRPTEFESGITVLPSYGNEVYLGSGSGSGWEERNVYGYVEEEEVSTTMRRLASEPLMSPPRSYMGGEGMTSNAYMGEEMCYEDTSLWSYSY; encoded by the coding sequence ATGGATAACAACGATGATATTATGCTGGCGGAGATGAGGCCGAAGAAGCGTGCGGGACGGATAGTGTTCAAGGAGACACGTCACCCAGTTTACAGAGGAATACGGCGTAGGAACGGTGACAAATGGGTCTGCGAAATCCGAGAGCCGACACACCAACGCCGCATCTGGCTAGGGACTTACCCCACGGCGGAGATGGCGGCGCGTGCACACGACGTGGCTGCTTTTGCTCTGCGCGGGAGATCCGCGTGTTTGAATTTCGCCGACTCCGCCTGGCGGCTTCCGGTGCCGGAATCAACCGATCCAGATGTCATAAGGAGAGTGGCTGCGGAAGCGGCAGAGATGTTCCGGCCGACGGAGTTCGAGAGTGGGATCACGGTTTTGCCCTCTTACGGCAATGAGGTGTATTTGGGCTCTGGTTCAGGTTCGGGATGGGAGGAGAGGAATGTGTATGGAtatgtggaagaagaagaagtgtcgACGACGATGAGGAGACTGGCGTCTGAGCCGTTAATGTCGCCGCCGCGGTCTTATATGGGAGGGGAAGGCATGACTTCTAATGCTTACATGGGAGAAGAGATGTGTTATGAAGACACATCACTGTGGAGTTACAGTTATTAA
- the LOC103843117 gene encoding calcium-dependent protein kinase 26 yields the protein MGMDLSDKENTSPPLFEFCNCYKVATLTQTILNPVNVSSLKDRYVLGEQLGLGQFGVIRVCSDKFTGERLACKSISKDRLVTQEDMKSIKLEIAIMAKLAGHPNVVDLKAVYEEEDHVHLVMELCAGGELFHKLEKYGRYSEVRARVLFKHLMQVVKFCHDNGIVHRDLKPENILMATVASSSPIKLADFGLATYIKPGEKLNGTVGSPFYIAPEVLSGGYNEAADVWSAGVILYILLSGVPPFWGKTKSKIFDAVRAADLRFSAEPWGNITSYAKDLIRGMLCVDPSQRLTADGVLAHSWMEELSEPGQEQYGRDGVGCEGLESGGCSFSTEYVSREQDYSFSMGQLEESIDNDCRSSFSSFLPADNNNVALPTSGFGGFSFDGEQLESTLPSMPSFTFFSPSPSTTQNNNTHETDEKLRDSSPKRLLPSPDSCSQLEKREEEGESQTEAAGKTETRRERGNWSRMSGLHSKRNRTIGIGELDQLVVDVAVTESIIRWASCTHIPTAPSLTLSLVC from the exons ATGGGAATGGACCTATCTGATAAGGAGAACACAAGCCCACCTTTATTTGAATTCTGCAACTGCTACAAAGTTGCAACCCTCACCCAAACCATTCTCAACCCGGTTAACGTCTCCAGCTTAAAAGACCGTTACGTGCTTGGGGAACAGTTAGGTCTGGGTCAGTTCGGTGTGATCAGAGTGTGTTCTGATAAGTTCACTGGCGAGAGGCTTGCTTGCAAGTCCATCTCTAAAGACAGACTTGTTACGCAGGAGGACATGAAAAGCATCAAACTCGAGATTGCCATCATGGCTAAACTAGCTGGCCACCCGAACGTTGTGGATCTAAAAGCGGTTTACGAGGAGGAGGATCACGTGCATCTTGTGATGGAGCTTTGTGCGGGAGGTGAGCTTTTCCACAAGCTTGAGAAGTATGGAAGGTATTCGGAGGTTCGTGCCAGGGTGCTGTTTAAGCATTTGATGCAAGTGGTGAAGTTTTGTCATGATAATGGTATTGTCCATAGGGACTTGAAGCCTGAGAACATTCTCATGGCTACAGTGGCTTCTTCCTCTCCTATTAAATTAGCTGATTTTGGTTTGGCGACCTATATAAAGCCAG GAGAGAAGTTAAATGGGACTGTTGGTAGTCCGTTTTATATAGCGCCCGAAGTGTTGTCAGGGGGGTATAACGAAGCTGCTGATGTATGGAGTGCAGGGGTTATTTTGTACATTCTTCTCAGTGGAGTGCCTCCCTTTTGGGGAAAGACTAAGTCAAAGATTTTTGATGCTGTCAGGGCAGCAGATTTGAGGTTTTCTGCAGAGCCGTGGGGTAATATAACTTCATACGCCAAGGATTTGATCCGCGGGATGCTTTGTGTTGATCCTTCCCAGAGGCTAACGGCTGATGGTGTTTTAG CTCACTCTTGGATGGAGGAGTTATCTGAGCCAGGACAAGAACAATATGGTCGAGATGGGGTTGGGTGTGAAGGGTTGGAGAGTGGTGGATGTTCTTTCTCCACAGAGTATGTTTCTCGGGAGCAAGACTATAGCTTTAGCATGGGGCAGTTAGAGGAATCGATTGATAACGATTGTAGATCATCGTTCTCCTCTTTCTTACCTGCTGATAACAACAACGTAGCGCTGCCAACCTCTGGTTTTGGTGGGTTTTCTTTTGATGGGGAACAACTTGAGTCGACACTCCCATCTATGCCAAGCTTTACCTTCTTTAGTCCGAGTCCATCGACGACACAGAACAACAACACTCATGAGACAGATGAGAAACTTCGAG ACTCAAGTCCGAAGAGGTTACTGCCTTCACCAGATTCTTGTTCACAGCTTGAGAAGCGCGAGGAAGAAGGTGAGAGTCAGACAGAAGCAGCAGGAAAGACAGAGACGAGAAGGGAAAGGGGAAACTGGTCAAGAATGTCAGGTCTGCACAGCAAAAGAAACAGGACCATAGGAATAGGTGAGCTAGACCAGTTGGTGGTGGATGTTGCAGTCACTGAATCGATAATCCGATGGGCATCTTGCACCCATATTCCCACGGCTCCATCTCTCACATTGTCACTTGTCTGCTAG
- the LOC103843118 gene encoding expansin-A7-like — MGLISSSWSFKKFFAIVMVAFAISGEFVAGYYRPSPWRYAHATFYGDETGSETMGGACGYGNLFNSGYGLDTAALSTTLFKDGYGCGQCFQIVCVNSKHCNYGRPSTVVTATNLCPPNWYQDSNNGGWCNPPRTHFDMAKPAFMKLAYWRAGIIPVAYRRVPCKRSGGMRFQFQGNSYWLLVFVMNVGGAGDIKSMAVKGSRTNWISMSHNWGASYQAFSSLYGQSLSFRVTSYTTGETVYAWNVAPANWNAGMTYKSGANFR, encoded by the exons ATGGGTCTAATCTCAAGTTCTTGGAGCTTCAAGAAATTCTTCGCAATAGTTATGGTCGCCTTCGCCATCTCCGGTGAATTCGTTGCAGGATATTACAGGCCCAGCCCGTGGAGATACGCTCATGCCACTTTCTACGGCGACGAAACCGGTAGTGAAACCATGG GTGGTGCATGTGGGTACGGAAACCTGTTTAACAGCGGCTACGGCTTGGACACGGCGGCGCTGAGCACGACGTTGTTCAAAGACGGTTACGGATGCGGCCAATGTTTCCAAATAGTCTGTGTGAACTCGAAACATTGTAACTATGGACGCCCATCGACGGTGGTCACAGCCACCAACCTTTGCCCTCCTAATTGGTACCAAGACTCCAACAATGGTGGCTGGTGCAATCCTCCTAGAACTCATTTCGATATGGCTAAGCCGGCTTTCATGAAACTCGCTTACTGGAGAGCCGGTATCATCCCTGTTGCATACCGCAG AGTCCCATGCAAAAGGAGTGGAGGTATGAGGTTTCAATTCCAAGGCAATTCTTACTGGCTTCTCGTCTTCGTCATGAATGTTGGAGGCGCCGGAGACATAAAAAGCATGGCCGTGAAAGGTAGCCGGACGAATTGGATAAGCATGAGCCACAACTGGGGAGCCTCTTACCAAGCTTTTTCCTCTCTCTATGGTCAGTCTCTTTCTTTCCGGGTCACTTCTTACACAACCGGTGAAACCGTCTACGCTTGGAACGTTGCTCCGGCTAACTGGAACGCCGGTATGACTTACAAGAGTGGCGCCAATTTTCGCTGA
- the LOC103843120 gene encoding glyoxylate/hydroxypyruvate reductase HPR3-like isoform X2 → MSESPLVLVHRPPKLNFMDELLSRNYRILNTHTSSDPLPVFLSRQASSVRAFVNIALLKIDADLLSHLPSLQLIVCTSVGTNHVDLAECKRRGIAVTNAGEAFSEDVADFAVGLLISVLRRIPAADRYVRSANWAKSGDFQLGIKLSGKRVGILGLGSIGSLIAKRLEPFGCIISYNSTSQKQSIPYLYYPDVLSLAANNDVIVLSCALNDQTHHIVNREVMEALGKNGVIINVGRGGLIDEKEMVFGQYCAACFS, encoded by the exons ATGTCGGAATCTCCGCTCGTCCTCGTTCACCGGC caCCTAAACTAAACTTCATGGACGAGCTTCTAAGTCGTAACTACCGGATTCTCAACACTCACACCTCATCGGATCCGCTTCCAGTCTTCCTCTCCCGTCAAGCCTCCTCCGTCAGAGCTTTCGTCAACATCGCCCTCCTCAAGATTGACGCCGATCTCCTCTCCCACCTCCCTTCTCTCCAGCTCATCGTCTGCACCAGCGTCGGCACCAACCACGTCGATCTAGCCGAGTGTAAGCGTCGCGGCATCGCCGTCACCAACGCCGGCGAAGCCTTCTCTGAAGACGTGGCGGATTTCGCCGTCGGTTTGCTGATTAGCGTCCTCCGTCGAATTCCGGCGGCCGATCGTTACGTCCGGTCCGCGAATTGGGCGAAATCCGGAGACTTCCAGCTAGGGATCAAG CTAAGCGGGAAGCGAGTTGGGATACTTGGACTAGGGAGCATAGGATCTCTCATTGCTAAAAGACTCGAACCTTTTGGCTGCATCATCTCTTACAACTCGACAAGTCAGAAACAGAGCATCCCATACCTTTACTACCCGGACGTTCTCTCCTTGGCAGCAAACAACGATGTCATCGTTCTCTCCTGCGCTTTGAATGATCAAACGCACCACATTGTGAATAGAGAAGTGATGGAGGCTCTTGGGAAGAACGGGGTTATCATCAATGTGGGACGAGGAGGACTGATTGATGAGAAGGAGATGGTCTTTGGACAATATTGCGCTGCTTGTTTTAGCTAA
- the LOC103843120 gene encoding glyoxylate/hydroxypyruvate reductase HPR3-like isoform X1, translated as MSESPLVLVHRPPKLNFMDELLSRNYRILNTHTSSDPLPVFLSRQASSVRAFVNIALLKIDADLLSHLPSLQLIVCTSVGTNHVDLAECKRRGIAVTNAGEAFSEDVADFAVGLLISVLRRIPAADRYVRSANWAKSGDFQLGIKLSGKRVGILGLGSIGSLIAKRLEPFGCIISYNSTSQKQSIPYLYYPDVLSLAANNDVIVLSCALNDQTHHIVNREVMEALGKNGVIINVGRGGLIDEKEMVFGQYCAACFS; from the exons ATGTCGGAATCTCCGCTCGTCCTCGTTCACCGGCCAc CTAAACTAAACTTCATGGACGAGCTTCTAAGTCGTAACTACCGGATTCTCAACACTCACACCTCATCGGATCCGCTTCCAGTCTTCCTCTCCCGTCAAGCCTCCTCCGTCAGAGCTTTCGTCAACATCGCCCTCCTCAAGATTGACGCCGATCTCCTCTCCCACCTCCCTTCTCTCCAGCTCATCGTCTGCACCAGCGTCGGCACCAACCACGTCGATCTAGCCGAGTGTAAGCGTCGCGGCATCGCCGTCACCAACGCCGGCGAAGCCTTCTCTGAAGACGTGGCGGATTTCGCCGTCGGTTTGCTGATTAGCGTCCTCCGTCGAATTCCGGCGGCCGATCGTTACGTCCGGTCCGCGAATTGGGCGAAATCCGGAGACTTCCAGCTAGGGATCAAG CTAAGCGGGAAGCGAGTTGGGATACTTGGACTAGGGAGCATAGGATCTCTCATTGCTAAAAGACTCGAACCTTTTGGCTGCATCATCTCTTACAACTCGACAAGTCAGAAACAGAGCATCCCATACCTTTACTACCCGGACGTTCTCTCCTTGGCAGCAAACAACGATGTCATCGTTCTCTCCTGCGCTTTGAATGATCAAACGCACCACATTGTGAATAGAGAAGTGATGGAGGCTCTTGGGAAGAACGGGGTTATCATCAATGTGGGACGAGGAGGACTGATTGATGAGAAGGAGATGGTCTTTGGACAATATTGCGCTGCTTGTTTTAGCTAA
- the LOC103843121 gene encoding glyoxylate/hydroxypyruvate reductase HPR3, with protein MAAESPLVLVHRPPTMKYMDEPLTRYYRILTTHTSSDPLPLFLSPHASSVRAVVSIGRFKIDAGFLSRLPSLQLIVCTSVGTDHVDLPECNRRGIAVTNAGGAYSEDVADYAVGLLISFLRRIPAADRYVRSGKWARCGEFQLGIKLSGKRVGILGLGSIGSLIPYQYYPDVVSLAANSDVIILCCALNDQTRHIVNREVMEALGKKGVIINVGRGGLIDEKEMVKCLVDGVIGGAGLDVFEKEPGVPEELFGLDNVVLSPHAAMATPGSLNNIAQLTLANLKAFFSNQPLISPVRLD; from the exons ATGGCGGCAGAATCTCCACTCGTCCTCGTCCACCGGCCACCGACTATGAAATACATGGACGAGCCTCTGACTCGTTACTACCGGATTCTCACCACCCACACCTCCTCAGACCCACTCCCGCTCTTCCTCTCCCCTCACGCCTCCTCCGTCAGAGCCGTCGTCAGCATCGGCAGGTTCAAGATCGACGCCGGCTTCCTCTCCCGCCTCCCTTCTCTCCAGCTCATCGTCTGCACCAGCGTCGGCACCGACCACGTCGACCTCCCCGAATGCAACCGCCGAGGCATCGCCGTCACAAACGCCGGCGGAGCTTACTCGGAAGACGTGGCGGATTACGCCGTCGGTTTGCTGATTAGCTTCCTCCGTCGCATTCCGGCGGCTGATCGTTACGTCAGGTCGGGTAAGTGGGCGAGATGCGGAGAGTTCCAGCTTGGAATCAAG TTAAGTGGGAAGCGAGTTGGGATACTTGGACTAGGGAGCATAGGGTCCCTTATCCCTTACCAGTACTATCCTGACGTTGTCTCATTAGCAGCAAACAGTGATGTCATCATCCTCTGCTGCGCCCTGAACGATCAGACGCGCCACATTGTGAACAGAGAAGTGATGGAGGCTCTTGGGAAGAAAGGGGTTATAATCAATGTGGGACGAGGAGGGCTGATTGATGAGAAGGAGATGGTTAAGTGTCTTGTCGATGGTGTGATTGGTGGTGCTGGTTTAGATGTGTTTGAGAAAGAACCGGGAGTTCCTGAGGAGTTGTTTGGTCTGGACAATGTTGTCTTGTCTCCACATGCTGCTATGGCCACGCCAGGGTCTTTGAACAATATTGCGCAGCTTACTTTGGCTAACTTGAAGGCCTTTTTCTCGAACCAGCCTTTGATTTCTCCGGTTCGGTTAGATTGA
- the LOC103843122 gene encoding transcription factor bHLH55-like, with amino-acid sequence MDFASSSADFAYENELDLSSLMTPSTFIPFQEPNPSIPTIHCAGAENDGRQRIRETTTTDEIITNEDVEPKNKKAKRREIERHRRQEVTSLFGNLRYILPSQYIKGKRSSSDHVQEAVNYIKDLEKKIKEISLKRDRIKRSLSHSSSTGECSIRSLESSYCSCDGDTHINVKVRTCLVGIETVASCCFRQESCLSSILQLLVQEQCLDVVSCISSRLHPRFIHTIVCEVEKGMEVNFLELQEKLIKTGKLYHIM; translated from the exons ATGGATTTTGCATCTTCTTCAGCAGATTTTGCCTATGAAAATGAGCTAGATCTCTCGAGTTTGATGACTCCTTCAACGTTTATACCATTCCAAGAACCTAACCCATCTATTCCGACCATTCATTGTGCCGGTGCTGAAAACGATGGAAGACAGAGAATCCGTGAGACAACCACCACCGATGAAATCATCACAAACGAAGATGTTGAGCCGAAGAACAAGAAAGCAAAACGTAGAGAGATTGAGAGACACCGAAGACAAGAAGTCACGTCTCTTTTTGGGAATTTAAGATATATATTGCCATCTCAATACATTAAG GGTAAGCGTTCTTCATCGGATCACGTTCAAGAAGCTGTGAATTACATCAAAGACTTAGAAAAGAAGATCAAAGAGATCAGCTTGAAAAGAGACCGAATAAAGAGATCTCTTTCTCATTCATCTTCAACAGGAGAGTGTTCTATTAGATCATTAGAATCATCATATTGTTCTTGTGATGGAGACACGCATATAAATGTTAAGGTCAGGACTTGTTTGGTCGGTATCGAAACCGTAGCAAGTTGCTGTTTCAGACAAGAATCTTGTCTTTCAAGTATTCTTCAGTTGCTGGTTCAAGAACAATGCCTTGATGTTGTTAGTTGTATCTCATCTAGACTGCACCCAAGATTCATACACACCATTGTTTGCGAG GTGGAGAAAGGAATGGAAGTTAACTTCTTAGAACTTCAAGAAAAGTTGATTAAAACAGGAAAATTATATCACATCATGTGA
- the LOC103843123 gene encoding uncharacterized protein LOC103843123, which produces MAMAPPRRKISKEEVIEKLKDDGDFDSLRLKIIRRLKDNEELRNKMISVVKESRALNRPDAQTMKTRQLSDAIFQEVGSKMLSQLSDGLWGIIRSEDGMKNEIRDTVQSVYTTLSNPGGVQEVKPSTRESEHNIPTSSSLLHLGNEFGPSSKQKQELIYVQENKGEAACSSSTNNRVSYTDHNNNINCDDDEDPELPPGFA; this is translated from the exons ATGGCGATGGCTCCTCCGAGGAGGAAGATAAGCAAGGAAGAGGTTATAGAGAAGCTTAAGGACGACGGTGATTTCGACAGTCTCCGCCTTAAAATCATACGCCGCCTCAAGGATAAC GAGGAACTACGAAACAAGATGATATCAGTTGTCAAGGAGTCAAGAGCGTTGAATCGACCGGATGCTCAAACTATGAAAACCAGGCAACTCTCTGATGCCATTTTCCAAGAAGTTGG gAGCAAGATGTTGAGCCAACTCTCAGATGGATTGTGGGGGATTATAAGATCAGAAGACGGGATGAAGAACGAGATCAGAGACACCGTGCAATCTGTCTACACTACATTATCTAACCCTGGAGGCGTTCAAGAAGTGAAACCATCCACCAGAGAATCAGAACATAACATCCCAACCTCCTCGTCTCTTCTCCATTTAGGTAACGAGTTTGGTCCATCAAGTAAACAGAAGCAAGAACTGATTTATGTACAAGAAAACAAAGGAGAAGCAGCATGTAGTAGTAGCACTAACAACAGAGTTAGTTACACTGaccacaacaacaacatcaactgtgatgatgatgaagatccTGAACTCCCTCCTGGTTTTGCCTAA
- the LOC103843124 gene encoding copper chaperone for superoxide dismutase, chloroplastic/cytosolic, giving the protein MASLLRSVATTTAASAIPIAIAFSSSSSSSPTNPNPQSLNFSRPSPRGLGLARSFASSPMTTVPASDSNLSQEDGVMPQLLTEFMVNMKCEGCVNAVKSKLETIEGIEKVDVDLANQVVRILGSSPVKTMSQALEQTGRKARLIGQGVPQDFLVSAAVAEFKGPDIFGVVRFAQVSMELARIEANFTGLSPGNHSWSINEYGDLTNGAASTGNLYNPFEDHTITEPLGDLGTLEADQSGEAFYSGKKEKLKVADLIGRAVVVYKTEDKKLGPRLTAAVIARSAGVGENYKKLCTCDGTVIWEATNSDFMTSKV; this is encoded by the exons ATGGCTTCTCTTCTACGGTCAGTGGCAACTACCACAGCTGCGTCTGCGATTCCAATCGCGATCGCgttctcctcttcttcttcttcttcccctaCCAACCCCAATCCTCAATCTCTCAATTTCTCCCGACCGTCTCCACGTGGCTTGGGGCTTGCACGAAGCTTTGCTAGCTCTCCCATGACGACCGTCCCAGCTTCTGATAGTAATCTCTCTCAG GAGGATGGAGTCATGCCTCAGCTCCTT ACTGAGTTTATGGTGAATATGAAGTGTGAGGGTTGTGTTAACGCCGTGAAGAGCAAGTTAGAAACTATTGAAG GGATTGAAAAAGTGGATGTGGATTTGGCTAACCAAGTTGTGAGGATACTTGGATCTTCCCCTGTTAAGACTATGAGTCAAGCTTTGGAGCAAACCGGTcgaaaagctcgtttgattggACAAGGTGTTCCTCAAG ACTTCTTAGTCTCGGCTGCAGTAGCGGAGTTCAAAGGCCCAGACATCTTTGGGGTAGTAAGATTTGCTCAGGTGAGTATGGAGCTTGCAAGGATTGAAGCCAACTTCACAGGCTTGTCTCCCGGAAACCACAGTTGGTCTATCAACGAGTATGGAGATCTCACAAACGGAGCAGCCAGCACCGGGAACTTGTACAACCCATTTGAAGACCATACAATCACAGAG CCATTGGGCGACCTGGGAACACTAGAGGCAGACCAAAGCGGAGAGGCGTTTTATTCTGGAAAGAAAGAGAAGCTCAAGGTTGCTGATCTAATAGGGCGAGCTGTGGTGGTTTACAAGACAGAGGATAAGAAGTTGGGACCGAGATTGACAGCTGCAGTGATTGCTAGAAGCGCAGGAGTTGGAGAAAACTACAAAAAGCTTTGTACTTGTGATGGTACTGTCATTTGGGAAGCTACAAACAGTGATTTTATGACCAGTAAGGTTTAG
- the LOC103843125 gene encoding transmembrane protein 64, translating into MTYSDGADKAVPELKLSIEDPENGDYVKLRGGSDEEEEESPAGCWIGSVTSVCFWVKLISLVAFLGLLAFLIIKWIAPFLIEKELIPFIKWVRSTFSIPVLGLLLFASVALFPSILLPSSPSMWMAGLTFGYGNGFLLILSAASIGVTLPFLIGHLFLHKMQEWLKQYPKKAAILRAAGEGTWFHQFQAVTLIRVSPFPYMVYNYCALASGVHYGPYILGSLVGMVPEIFVSIYTGIMLRTLAVASDKRHGLSAVEIVVNVLGFCVTASATIVCTIYAKKKLSAMQSEEVETC; encoded by the exons ATGACGTACAGCGATGGCGCCGATAAGGCGGTGCCTGAGCTGAAACTGAGCATCGAGGATCCCGAGAATGGAGATTATGTGAAATTAAGAGGAGGAtctgatgaagaagaggaagaatctCCGGCGGGATGTTGGATAGGGTCGGTGACGTCAGTGTGTTTCTGGGTTAAATTGATCTCCCTCGTCGCTTTTTTGGGTTTATTGGCATTTTTAATTATCAAATGGATTGCTCCTTTTTTAATCGAAAAG GAATTGATTCCATTTATAAAGTGGGTGAGAAGCACATTCAGCATCCCGGTGCTCGGTCTTCTCCTCTTTGCCTCAGTTGCTTTGTTCCCAAGCATTCTTCTTCCTTCCTCTCCTTCCATGTGGATGGCTGGTCTCACCTTTGGTTATGGAAACGGGTTTCTGTTGATTCTCTCAGCTGCATCTATCGGTGTTACTCTTCCTTTCTTAATCGGACATCTCTTCCTCCACAAGATGCAA GAATGGTTGAAGCAGTACCCGAAAAAAGCAGCCATACTTCGAGCCGCAGGTGAAGGAACATGGTTTCATCAGTTTCAAGCAGTCACGTTGATCCGTGTCTCTCCGTTTCCTTACATGGTTTACAACTACTGCGCGTTGGCCAGTGGAGTTCACTACGGCCCTTACATCTTAGGCTCTCTTGTTGGAATGGTTCCTGAGATCTTTGTCTCAATCTACAC GGGAATAATGCTTAGAACACTAGCTGTTGCATCAGACAAGAGACACGGTCTTTCGGCCGTGGAGATAGTAGTGAATGTTCTTGGCTTTTGTGTAACTGCAAGCGCGACTATAGTCTGCACAATCTATGCCAAGAAGAAGCTTAGTGCGATGCAATCAGAGGAAGTAGAGACATGCTAA
- the LOC103843126 gene encoding zinc finger A20 and AN1 domain-containing stress-associated protein 1, giving the protein MESEQNDSFSPSEPKLCVNGCGFFGSPSNMNLCSKCYRDIRATEEQAASAKAAVDKSLNPNKPHTKPPQQSVETAPEPSSSASGGDSSDPPRATRCLSCNKKVGVTGFKCRCGSTFCGAHRYPESHDCEFDFKGAAREAIAKANPVVKADKVEKI; this is encoded by the coding sequence ATGGAATCAGAGCAAAACGACAGCTTCTCCCCCTCAGAGCCGAAGCTCTGCGTCAACGGCTGCGGCTTCTTCGGATCACCATCGAACATGAACCTCTGCTCCAAGTGCTACCGCGACATCCGAGCCACCGAGGAGCAAGCCGCCTCCGCTAAAGCCGCCGTCGACAAATCTCTAAACCCTAACAAACCTCACACCAAACCACCGCAACAGAGCGTAGAAACCGCTCCGGAGCCATCCTCATCTGCGAGCGGCGGAGATTCCTCAGATCCGCCGAGAGCTACGAGGTGCTTGAGCTGTAACAAGAAGGTGGGGGTTACGGGGTTCAAGTGCAGGTGTGGGAGCACTTTCTGTGGAGCTCACAGGTACCCGGAGAGCCACGACTGCGAGTTTGATTTCAAAGGAGCGGCTAGAGAGGCTATTGCTAAGGCGAATCCGGTTGTGAAAGCTGATAAAGTGGAGAAGATATGA